The Phycisphaerae bacterium genome includes a region encoding these proteins:
- a CDS encoding DUF2254 domain-containing protein, translating into MTWLQRYRLSQYSRNSLWILPALGIFVALVAVQFLHSIESAMGWQLQFDPSTTLTLLGTLASSMFTLIVFVCSALLITVQLASAQLTPRIIGLVLRNPVTKLSLALFVFTFTFTLGALVRIKGGVPPLTAYVAVYSCLVSLGVFLYLVDSVCRALRPSGALGLAARLGREVIETVYPRRLSESQDTIPEPAGVLDGEPRCTILNLREGVVLAFDLEGLVSLAQRADCVIEMVPQVGDFLAADQPLFRIFGDGALPSAAALRQSVAVGPERTLQQDPAFVFRIMVDIASKGLSPAINDPTTAVLAIDQIQNLLCSVGGRHLDEGQRRDARGAVRLLYRTPDWEDFVHLAVTEIRQFGGTSIQVTRRLRAMLEHLIQTSPEERAETLQLELTLLDRSAKRFFGEAEDRAMADVSDLQGVGGKQAINERRTEFRPAPKHDAH; encoded by the coding sequence ATGACCTGGCTTCAGCGCTATCGTCTTTCACAGTACTCGAGGAACTCACTCTGGATCCTGCCTGCGCTTGGCATATTTGTGGCACTGGTGGCGGTTCAATTCCTTCACAGTATTGAGTCGGCAATGGGCTGGCAATTGCAGTTCGACCCGTCCACCACGCTGACGCTTCTGGGCACCTTGGCCTCGTCGATGTTCACGCTCATTGTCTTTGTTTGTTCCGCCTTGCTGATCACTGTGCAGCTCGCCAGCGCCCAACTGACGCCCCGCATCATTGGTCTCGTGTTACGAAACCCAGTAACGAAGCTCTCACTGGCGCTGTTTGTATTCACCTTCACCTTCACGCTTGGAGCACTGGTCCGAATCAAGGGTGGCGTTCCCCCACTCACCGCCTACGTTGCTGTTTACAGTTGCCTCGTGAGCCTGGGCGTTTTTCTCTACCTGGTAGACAGCGTGTGCAGAGCGCTCCGACCGAGCGGGGCTTTGGGGTTGGCGGCCCGGCTCGGGCGAGAAGTGATCGAAACCGTATATCCGAGGCGCCTCTCCGAGTCTCAAGATACGATACCGGAACCTGCCGGGGTCCTCGACGGGGAGCCCCGATGCACGATACTCAACCTCAGAGAGGGTGTAGTCCTCGCATTCGACCTGGAAGGACTCGTGTCTTTGGCCCAGCGCGCCGACTGCGTGATCGAGATGGTCCCCCAGGTGGGCGATTTCCTGGCGGCCGACCAGCCCCTGTTCCGGATCTTCGGCGACGGAGCCCTGCCGTCGGCGGCTGCGCTTCGCCAATCGGTCGCCGTTGGTCCCGAACGGACCCTGCAGCAGGACCCGGCCTTTGTCTTCCGCATCATGGTGGACATCGCCTCCAAGGGCCTTTCCCCCGCGATCAACGACCCGACCACCGCGGTTCTGGCCATTGACCAGATCCAGAACCTCCTTTGCAGTGTGGGCGGCCGACATCTGGATGAAGGGCAAAGACGAGATGCGCGCGGCGCGGTTCGGCTTCTCTACCGGACGCCGGACTGGGAAGACTTCGTTCACCTGGCGGTTACGGAGATTCGTCAGTTCGGCGGGACAAGCATTCAGGTCACCCGTCGGCTGCGAGCCATGCTGGAACACCTGATTCAGACTTCGCCTGAAGAGCGCGCTGAAACGCTTCAACTGGAGCTGACGCTCCTGGATCGATCCGCCAAGCGATTCTTCGGTGAGGCGGAAGATCGAGCGATGGCGGATGTCAGTGATCTCCAAGGTGTGGGCGGCAAGCAGGCCATAAACGAAAGGCGCACGGAATTCCGACCGGCGCCAAAGCACGATGCTCATTAG
- a CDS encoding carboxymuconolactone decarboxylase family protein, protein MTHPEQQTTSNPIRPTNDSQQRDLTRREFVAATGSLLGTVAVGELAVAEPSEAKKGSSVPKPALGHTGREPATSHGPWDPALEKLREWDPKWANACVKMTTNPWVKGVLPRKTIELIGVALNAACTNLNPDGTRRHIRAALEAGATRDEILMVLKCASALAIHSCSLGAPILLEEAKAAGVQPRKKTTQVTPSCDKMKEIGQWNQAWDPFFELDPVWTDEFFAVASGIYTGGVLSPKDVELLSIAFDASITHMYAPGTRRHIKAALKLGATMEEIMEVLKLCVSQGVQACNLGVPILSEELAKRPQ, encoded by the coding sequence ATGACACACCCTGAGCAACAGACAACATCAAATCCCATTCGCCCAACGAATGACTCGCAGCAAAGGGATCTGACCCGTCGGGAATTCGTGGCTGCAACCGGATCGCTGCTGGGCACAGTTGCGGTCGGAGAATTGGCCGTGGCCGAACCGTCCGAGGCGAAAAAGGGTTCCAGTGTTCCGAAGCCAGCCCTGGGTCATACCGGCCGGGAGCCGGCGACGAGTCACGGCCCGTGGGATCCAGCTCTGGAGAAGCTACGCGAATGGGATCCGAAATGGGCCAACGCCTGCGTGAAGATGACGACGAATCCGTGGGTCAAGGGTGTTTTGCCTCGCAAGACGATTGAATTGATCGGTGTAGCATTGAATGCCGCCTGCACGAACCTCAACCCAGACGGGACCCGCCGCCATATTCGCGCTGCGCTTGAGGCGGGCGCGACCCGCGATGAGATCCTGATGGTGCTGAAGTGTGCTTCGGCCCTGGCGATCCATTCGTGCAGTCTGGGTGCGCCCATTCTACTTGAAGAGGCGAAGGCGGCGGGGGTTCAGCCACGGAAGAAAACCACGCAAGTGACACCTTCCTGCGACAAGATGAAAGAGATCGGCCAATGGAATCAGGCATGGGATCCCTTCTTTGAACTGGACCCGGTCTGGACGGATGAATTCTTTGCCGTGGCCAGCGGGATCTATACCGGCGGAGTGCTTTCGCCCAAGGATGTCGAACTATTGAGCATCGCCTTCGATGCGTCCATCACCCACATGTATGCTCCCGGCACGCGCCGTCACATCAAGGCAGCACTCAAGCTGGGTGCGACCATGGAGGAGATCATGGAGGTGTTGAAGCTCTGCGTCTCCCAAGGCGTCCAGGCCTGCAATCTTGGCGTTCCAATTCTCTCCGAGGAGCTCGCCAAAAGGCCGCAATAG
- a CDS encoding carbonic anhydrase yields the protein MNHKPEVSADEALRRLIEGNERFVRGEAHLSGVPRETVAALARGQHPFATILGCSDSRVPPEWVFDVGLGELFVVRVAGNVLSPEVAGSLQYAGVHLQTPLLVVLGHEGCGAINAALETKYQGTQQRSRIQLLVDSILPGLDGLDPQLSPSERLARAVERNVRWTLRSIIESPEGQARLAEGRMKIAGAIYEIETGRVRLLDTALALCPETWGAKGASV from the coding sequence ATGAACCACAAACCCGAAGTGTCTGCCGATGAGGCCCTGCGACGTTTGATCGAGGGCAATGAACGCTTCGTGCGAGGCGAAGCGCATTTGTCCGGCGTGCCACGTGAGACCGTGGCTGCGTTGGCCCGGGGCCAGCATCCGTTCGCGACAATATTGGGCTGCAGCGACTCGCGAGTGCCGCCGGAGTGGGTTTTCGATGTCGGCCTCGGTGAACTGTTCGTCGTGCGGGTTGCGGGGAATGTCCTTTCGCCGGAAGTGGCCGGCAGCCTGCAGTATGCCGGCGTTCACTTGCAGACTCCGCTGCTGGTGGTGCTCGGCCATGAGGGTTGCGGTGCAATTAACGCGGCCCTGGAGACAAAGTACCAGGGTACCCAGCAACGCTCTCGGATTCAGTTGCTGGTGGACAGCATCCTGCCCGGCCTGGACGGTCTCGACCCCCAACTGTCGCCGTCGGAGCGGCTGGCACGGGCCGTCGAGCGCAACGTCCGGTGGACGCTGCGCAGCATCATCGAGTCACCCGAAGGCCAGGCGCGTCTGGCCGAGGGACGCATGAAGATCGCAGGCGCCATCTACGAGATCGAAACGGGCCGGGTCCGGCTTCTGGACACGGCGCTCGCGCTCTGCCCAGAAACATGGGGCGCGAAAGGAGCAAGCGTATGA
- a CDS encoding YidE/YbjL duplication, whose translation MDTIRTFLEQQPLLSMFLVIGLGYAVGQVNIRGFNLGIGAVLFVGLAAGMLAPNAAPPALLGSLGLVMFVYGIGIQYGKQFFAGLTSPFGLKVNALALSSHLVAIGVCYVAYAIFSVAPAHVAGLFAGALTSTPALQAAIGAAGSNDPALGYSVAYPFGLIAPILCMYFANVWLKPKLTPATGTGLELREFVVRNAQVIGRPLAELTAALPAGVQIIVVRRAHQNRVPAPDLVLDHDDAVAVAGESAEGLERARLLIGESAAGRITKDRLDLDYFRVFVSKRTVVGVNLADLRIPGVSESSIMHVRRGDTDLLPRPGLVLEFGDRVGLMVNRNQRDAVRAHFGDSIKGTTEFSYVSLGIGMALGVLLGILPIPVPGVGTLSLGVAGGPLVVALILSRLGRTGTWVWTMPVSANLTLRNFGLTLFLAQIGMVSGPKFIATVQQLGPIFLALGAAIIVTPMLFNMLVGHFLLRLRFDDLLGAAAGGVGGNPAILAFGSKLVPTDRADITYATTFPAATITKIILVQVMLEMMGTT comes from the coding sequence ATGGATACCATCAGGACATTCCTTGAACAGCAGCCGTTGCTCTCGATGTTTCTGGTCATCGGACTGGGGTATGCAGTTGGCCAGGTGAACATCCGAGGCTTCAACCTGGGCATCGGTGCGGTCCTGTTTGTCGGTCTCGCCGCAGGCATGCTGGCGCCCAATGCAGCGCCCCCGGCGTTGCTTGGCTCGCTCGGGCTGGTGATGTTCGTTTATGGAATCGGCATCCAGTACGGGAAGCAGTTCTTTGCCGGCCTGACCAGCCCGTTCGGCCTCAAGGTGAACGCACTGGCGCTGTCTTCACACCTCGTCGCCATCGGCGTTTGTTATGTGGCCTACGCTATCTTCTCGGTCGCGCCTGCCCATGTTGCCGGTTTGTTTGCCGGCGCATTGACAAGCACGCCGGCACTGCAGGCGGCCATTGGCGCTGCCGGCAGCAATGACCCGGCCCTCGGCTATAGCGTGGCCTACCCGTTCGGTTTGATCGCCCCGATTCTGTGCATGTACTTCGCCAACGTCTGGCTCAAGCCGAAACTCACTCCCGCCACCGGGACCGGCCTCGAATTGCGGGAGTTCGTCGTGCGCAATGCACAGGTGATTGGGCGTCCACTTGCAGAGCTCACCGCTGCGCTGCCAGCAGGTGTTCAGATCATCGTCGTACGCCGGGCACATCAGAACCGGGTTCCCGCGCCCGACCTCGTGCTCGATCATGACGACGCGGTGGCTGTGGCGGGCGAGTCCGCAGAGGGACTCGAAAGGGCTCGGCTGCTCATTGGGGAGTCCGCGGCCGGCCGGATCACGAAGGACCGGCTGGATCTCGATTACTTCCGGGTCTTCGTCTCCAAACGCACCGTGGTGGGCGTGAACCTGGCGGACTTGCGGATTCCAGGTGTCTCCGAATCCTCCATCATGCATGTGCGCCGAGGCGACACGGATCTCCTGCCGCGCCCGGGACTCGTGCTGGAATTTGGTGACCGCGTTGGGTTGATGGTCAATCGCAATCAGCGCGATGCAGTGCGGGCACATTTTGGCGATTCCATTAAGGGCACCACCGAGTTCAGTTATGTCTCGCTGGGAATCGGCATGGCGCTCGGCGTGCTTCTGGGCATCCTCCCCATCCCCGTGCCCGGCGTGGGTACTCTCAGCCTGGGTGTTGCCGGTGGCCCGCTTGTTGTCGCGCTCATCCTCAGCCGTCTTGGTCGAACCGGAACCTGGGTGTGGACCATGCCTGTCTCCGCCAACCTCACGCTGCGGAACTTCGGGCTGACGCTGTTCCTCGCCCAGATCGGGATGGTCTCGGGGCCGAAGTTCATCGCCACAGTTCAGCAATTGGGGCCGATCTTCCTGGCATTGGGGGCGGCCATCATCGTCACCCCGATGCTCTTCAACATGTTGGTGGGTCATTTCCTGCTGCGGCTGCGATTCGACGATCTCCTGGGAGCCGCTGCGGGAGGGGTGGGTGGCAACCCGGCCATCCTGGCATTCGGCTCCAAACTCGTGCCCACCGACCGCGCGGACATCACATACGCGACGACTTTCCCGGCCGCTACCATCACCAAGATCATTCTCGTCCAGGTGATGCTGGAGATGATGGGCACAACATGA